Within the Tissierellales bacterium genome, the region CCGAATATTCCTTTAACGTCTCTATATTAGAGTTTATATATCCTAGAGGTGTATTTACCTCATGAGCTAATTGCGCTGCCAAAGATATTATTCCCTCTTGTCTTTCTTTTTCCACTAGCTTTGATTGAGCTCTACTAAGCATATCATTAGTTTTTGCTAGCCTCTCTATAAGTACTCTATAATTCGTTATCTCTGTCAATATTATTACCTGCTGCCCATAATAAATACTAGATTCATTCTCATACAATTCCTTTATCTGTACAAGCCAGTGTCTAACTTTTTTAGTCTTCTCCTTGGTTTCTATTTCAAATTCTTTATTCCCTTGCCTAATATAAGTATTATAATATATATCATATAGTAATCTGCCAAATAAGTACTTATCACTTTTATTAAATTCTAATTCTAATTCCACTGCTGTATTATTTTTATATATAACTTCTACATTTTCATCCACAACAATAACTGCCGCATCTAGAGTATCATAAATTGTTTTCTCCTTTTGAGACATTTCTTTTATACGATGATTCAATTTTGCAATTTGATGTGTATAATCTCCTAATCTATCTGCTATATTTTTATAAGCTAATAATTCCCTCTCCAATTGCTCTATCTTAAGTTCCATATTCATGTAATCATTCCTCTCAGTATTTCACTACAAACCTT harbors:
- a CDS encoding PAS domain-containing protein gives rise to the protein MELKIEQLERELLAYKNIADRLGDYTHQIAKLNHRIKEMSQKEKTIYDTLDAAVIVVDENVEVIYKNNTAVELELEFNKSDKYLFGRLLYDIYYNTYIRQGNKEFEIETKEKTKKVRHWLVQIKELYENESSIYYGQQVIILTEITNYRVLIERLAKTNDMLSRAQSKLVEKERQEGIISLAAQLAHEVNTPLGYINSNIETLKEYSDVMKSGIYRFVNSELTEEQIKIKKWLERESFKDIAEDCPELLQDTLDGIDQISKIVKALKNYSFIDFKKEIRPYDINKEIQNMMNLFETSFSHNGNLTWDLDDNIKRKEVRSTYWNQSLFDNIKYMAMICREIREYNLNIKTYQNDLGLGYGFILKLENSFCQFEEEELEKTKIMIDEKLHGKMEIYVREHEMRINVNAPY